One region of Bombus affinis isolate iyBomAffi1 chromosome 5, iyBomAffi1.2, whole genome shotgun sequence genomic DNA includes:
- the LOC126916262 gene encoding homeotic protein female sterile-like isoform X5, with amino-acid sequence MQQVDAISQNNSTSAPGKTTTTPATPAKEPPPRDEPPVEPVNGVVQPPVVPPPNRPGRVTNQLQFLQKGVLKPVWKHQFAWPFQQPVDAKKLNLPDYHKIIKQPMDLGTIKKRLENTYYWSGKECIQDFNTMFTNCYVYNKPGEDVVVMAQALEKLFLTKVAQMPKEEVELEPPVPKGPKGKKAGRVGAPVGGVAGAAGGTGRGRPSSGAAAVTSSVPNSLTPSATSAGTTGVIPMPPLGTQAPASVPGSTNTTTIAPPSTMGVTPMATHNSLPQQVVPPTSGYHAQPAMDPQAASAVPPPPQVPTAPTVMPPSQPAKLKKGVKRKADTTTPTANSFEPLYKLDPKNAKIPTRRESGRQIKKPTRQAEDGLVPFHQANMPLIGAMAQQPQHTTGKSKEKLSEALKSCNEILKELFSKKHSGYAWPFYKPVDAELLGLHDYHDIIKKPMDLGTVKTKMDNREYKTAQEFASDVRLIFTNCYKYNPPDHDVVAMARKLQDVFEMRYAKIPDEPMGSMVGMKGSSSSASSSGSESSSESDDSDEERTQKLVALQQELKAMQEQMRKLVEESGKKKSKKKKPDKTKSRPMSNKSSSLVASHTGAMKELMKPSGGIPSVSDSVGASIASVAMGAGDLKMPGGMGGDLHHPAIAVGPNKTHATGSMSHHLPTAANAKPKGKGRGPGKAATANTANKRPKANSRSAGTKKKNASSQPPPITFDSEDEDNAKPMSYDEKRQLSLDINKLPGDKLGRVVHIIQSREPSLRDSNPDEIEIDFETLKPSTLRELESYVASCLRKKPHKKVSGKSKDEQMAEKKQELEKRLQDVTGQLGNVKKTAKKEDSSKSVDVVGTGGASGPSRLSASSSSSSDSDSSSSSLSSSSSDSSDSEAGNSSNRPPRKKTKKNTPSTGPPSTTTTVTSAPTLNHTGGLLMNSQPSTNSTGPITKPAVTQSSNVSSEQGGNSQQSVAVATVTTGQGMPVAGHASMPAQPPRSTTMVTTAPVKKPTPPPATTSNPPTPPPSVTPTNTNSIVASPVVPQPPQPPTSVSSFSNANTPVPTDGATLTQQSDLLQPYNTLAPVPTTQTSLEQTMSLKKKPHIPMIQTPHATNNNTNLNLLPDVKTPVNMMPASMASNLNLGNITMANLNMNLSQGLATHMSMHNQLESMINTTSPLTNIQNSHNATMSQQHSNGFSNIKRENSPPNMLNNNGIPGLNMGMNMTGMGSIFDPMPIVSMPMQISQMPIKKEEKSISVSQSQQMPQKSMDAGALFAEMSTGMPPMGNHSSSQLMPEKKMTPPDSKNPVSNFASAFKNKTVEQNVKNASSWSSLAQASSPQSAAGSSMKSAAQDSFQAFKKQAKEKQDRQRALLEQQEMRRQQKEQAERERLRQESERRREREEEDALDKVRKTVGDQQGNVMTATSRAEEVKAIVDTDSSSPSHSSGQDKAAAERERQRLREQERRRREAMAGQIDMNMQSDLMAAFEESL; translated from the exons ACAAGTGCACCTGGTAAGACAACGACTACACCAGCAACCCCGGCAAAGGAGCCACCACCACGTGATGAACCACCCGTGGAACCTGTGAATGGTGTAGTCCAACCACCTGTTGTGCCTCCACCTAATCGCCCAGGGCGTGTTACCAATCAACTGCAATTTCTTCAGAAAGGTGTACTCAAGCCGGTATGGAAGCATCAATTTGCGTGGCCTTTCCAGCAACCTGTAGATGCGAAAAAGCTCAATTTACCA GATTATCACAAAATTATAAAGCAGCCAATGGATTTGGGCACAATAAAAAAACGTTTAGAGAATACGTATTATTGGAGCGGGAAAGAATGTATTCAAGACTTCAATACAATGTTCACCAATTGTTATGTTTACAACAAACCTGGAGAAGATGTTGTGGTTATGGCACAAGCTCTCGAAAAATTATTTCTCACAAAG GTTGCACAAATGCCAAAAGAGGAGGTGGAACTCGAACCACCGGTTCCGAAAGGACCCAAGGGCAAAAAAGCTGGCAGAGTCGGTGCACCAGTAGGTGGTGTGGCAGGGGCTGCAGGAGGCACAGGTCGAGGTCGACCTTCCTCTGGTGCAGCTGCAGTTACTTCCAGTGTACCAAATAGCCTAACGCCTTCAGCTACATCAGCTGGGACAACAGGTGTAATTCCTATGCCTCCTCTTGGCACCCAAGCACCTGCATCTGTACCTGGGAGCACTAATACAACTACTATTGCTCCTCCATCAACCATGGGAGTTACTCCCATGGCTACACATAACTCTCTGCCTCAACAAGTGGTCCCTCCAACTAGCGGTTACCATGCCCAACCAGCAATGGATCCACAAGCAGCTTCTGCTGTGCCTCCTCCTCCACAAGTTCCCACTGCACCTACGGTAATGCCTCCATCTCAACCAGCAAAACTTAAAAAGGGAGTGAAGAGAAAGGCTGATACCACCACTCCTACTGCAAATTCTTTTGAACCTCTATATAAACTGGATCCTAAAAATGCCAAAATACCTACAAGGCGAGAGTCTGGCCGACAAATAAAGAAG CCAACGAGGCAAGCGGAAGACGGCTTAGTGCCATTCCACCAGGCCAACATGCCTCTGATCGGGGCAATGGCCCAACAG CCTCAGCATACTACTGGGAAGTCGAAAGAAAAACTTTCAGAAGCTTTGAAATCTTGTAATGAGATTTTGAAAGAATTATTCTCGAAGAAACATTCG GGATATGCATGGCCATTTTACAAACCAGTTGATGCAGAACTCTTGGGCCTCCACGATTATCATGATATTATCAAGAAACCAATGGACCTTGGTACTGTAAAG ACAAAAATGGATAATCGTGAATATAAGACAGCACAAGAGTTCGCTAGCGATGTGAGACTCATATTCACTAATTGTTATAAATACAATCCTCCTGATCATGACGTTGTTGCAATGGCTAGGAAACTACAAGATGTATTTGAAATGAGGTATGCGAAAATTCCGGATGAACCAATGGGAAGTATGGTTGGCATGAAGGGTAGCAGTAGTAGTGCTAGCAGTTCCGGATCTGAAAGTTCTTCTGAGAGTGATGATTCAGATGAAGAACGTACTCAAAAATTAGTTGCTTTACAGCAAGAGCTGAAAGCTATGCAAGAACAAATGAGGAAATTAGTGGAAGAAAGCGGTaagaagaaaagtaaaaaaaagaaaccaGATAAGACAAAGTCAAGGCCAATGAGCAATAAAAGTAGTAGCCTAGTTGCCAGTCATACTGGTGCCATGAAAGAACTAATGAAACCAAGTGGTGGAATCCCAAGTGTTTCTGATAGTGTTGGTGCTAGTATAGCCAGTGTCGCAATGGGAGCGGGTGATTTAAAAATGCCTGGTGGTATGGGTGGTGATCTTCATCATCCTGCAATAGCGGTAGGACCTAATAAAACTCATGCAACAGGAAGCATGAGTCATCATCTGCCAACGGCGGCAAATGCTAAGCCAAAGGGAAAAGGAAGAGGGCCTGGGAAAGCTGCAACAGCAAATACTGCAAATAAGAGGCCAAAAGCAAACAGCAGATCAGCTGGAACTAAGAAGAAAAACGCTAGTAGTCAACCGCCACCCATTACATTTGACTCAGAAGATGAAGATAATGCTAAGCCAATGTCTTACGATGAGAAAAGGCAACTTAGTTTGGATATTAATAAATTACCTG gAGATAAATTAGGACGTGTTGTGCATATAATACAATCTCGGGAGCCTTCATTAAGGGATTCCAATCCAGATGAAATTGAGATTGATTTTGAAACACTAAAACCATCCACACTGAGGGAATTAGAAAGCTATGTCGCTTCGTGTCTTAGAAAAAAGCCAC ATAAAAAGGTCAGTGGTAAATCTAAGGATGAACAAATGGCAGAGAAAAAACAGGAGCTAGAGAAAAGATTACAAGATGTTACAGGGCAATTAGGCAATGTTAAGAAGACAGCTAAAAAAG AGGACAGTAGTAAATCGGTCGATGTAGTTGGAACTGGAGGAGCTAGTGGGCCTTCGCGATTGTCAGCATCGAGCAGTAGTAGCAGTGATAGTGATTCCAGCAGTAGTTCTCTTTCTTCGAGCTCCAGTGATTCAAGCGACAGCGAAGCAG GAAACTCTTCCAATCGTCCTCCACGaaagaaaacaaagaagaaTACACCGAGTACAGGACCACCTTCGACAACGACTACGGTTACATCG GCACCTACATTGAATCATACCGGAGGTCTTTTAATGAACAGTCAACCTTCGACAAATTCTACGGGACCAATAACAAAACCAGCTGTAACGCAATCTAGCAACGTTTCTTCAGAACAAG GTGGTAATAGTCAACAGTCTGTGGCAGTAGCGACTGTTACAACTGGTCAAGGAATGCCTGTAGCAGGTCATGCATCCATGCCAGCGCAACCACCGCGATCCACGACTATGGTTACGACTGCTCCTGTAAAAAAACCTACACCGCCACCAGCAACTACATCTAATCCACCAACTCCACCACCGAGTGTTACACCTACAAATACGAATTCTATAGTAGCTTCACCGGTTGTGCCTCAGCCACCACAGCCACCGACATCCGTCAGTTCCTTCTCAAATGCAAACACACCTGTACCTACAGACGGAGCAACTTTAACTCAACAATCAGACCTTTTACAACCATACAATACTCTAG CTCCTGTGCCTACTACGCAAACGTCGCTGGAACAAACAatgtcattaaaaaaaaaaccgcACATACCAATGATTCAAACACCACATGCaacaaataataatacaaatttaaatCTACTGCCTGATGTAAAAACGCCAGTGAATATGATGCCTGCAAGTATGGCATCTAATTTAAATTTGGGAAATATTACCATGGCAAATCTTAATATGAATTTGTCACAAGGATTGGCCACGCATATGTCAATGCACAATCAACTAGAGAGTATGATAAATACAACATCACCATTGACCAATATACAAAATTCCCATAATGCTACGATGTCGCAACAGCATTCCAATGGATTTTCCAATATTAAGCGTGAGAATTCTCCGCCCAATATGTTGAATAATAATGGTATACCTGGTCTTAATATGGGGATGAATATGACTGGAATGGGTTCAATTTTTGATCCTATGCCTATCGTTTCTATGCCAATGCAAATATCTCAGATGCCAatcaagaaagaagaaaaatcgatATCAGTTTCTCAGTCACAACAGATGCCACAAAAATCTATGGATG CCGGAGCTCTTTTTGCAGAAATGAGTACAGGAATGCCACCAATGGGAAATCATTCGAGTTCGCAGCTCATGCCTGAGAAAAAGATGACACCACCTGATTCGAAAAATCCTGTGTCGAATTTTGCCTCAGCTTTTAAAAACAAG ACTGTAGAACAAAATGTGAAAAATGCTTCATCGTGGTCATCTTTGGCACAAGCATCGAGTCCTCAATCTGCGGCGGGAAGTAGTATGAAAAGCGCTGCACAGGATTCATTCCAAGCATTCAAAAAGCAAGCAAAGGAAAAACAAGATAGG CAAAGAGCTCTATTGGAACAACAAGAAATGCGTAGACAACAGAAAGAACAAGCGGAACGAGAGCGCTTACGTCAAGAGagcgaaagaagaagagaacgcGAAGAAGAAGATGCATTAGATAAAGTTAGGAAAACCGTCGGTGATCAACAAGGAAACGTCATGACTGCTACATCAAGGGCAGAAGAGGTCAAAGCTATTGTCGATACCGATAGTAGTAGTCCAAGTCATTCATCCGGTCAAGACAAGGCTGCGGCTGAAAGGGAACGTCAAAGACTACGAGAACAAGAACGACGACGGCGCGAGGCG aTGGCTGGACAAATTGACATGAACATGCAAAGTGATTTGATGGCTGCGTTTGAGGAAtcgttataa
- the LOC126916262 gene encoding bromodomain-containing protein 2-like isoform X6, whose product MSERSEAKMQQVDAISQNNSLDVEERERLCNIPKTSAPGKTTTTPATPAKEPPPRDEPPVEPVNGVVQPPVVPPPNRPGRVTNQLQFLQKGVLKPVWKHQFAWPFQQPVDAKKLNLPDYHKIIKQPMDLGTIKKRLENTYYWSGKECIQDFNTMFTNCYVYNKPGEDVVVMAQALEKLFLTKVAQMPKEEVELEPPVPKGPKGKKAGRVGAPVGGVAGAAGGTGRGRPSSGAAAVTSSVPNSLTPSATSAGTTGVIPMPPLGTQAPASVPGSTNTTTIAPPSTMGVTPMATHNSLPQQVVPPTSGYHAQPAMDPQAASAVPPPPQVPTAPTVMPPSQPAKLKKGVKRKADTTTPTANSFEPLYKLDPKNAKIPTRRESGRQIKKPQHTTGKSKEKLSEALKSCNEILKELFSKKHSGYAWPFYKPVDAELLGLHDYHDIIKKPMDLGTVKTKMDNREYKTAQEFASDVRLIFTNCYKYNPPDHDVVAMARKLQDVFEMRYAKIPDEPMGSMVGMKGSSSSASSSGSESSSESDDSDEERTQKLVALQQELKAMQEQMRKLVEESGKKKSKKKKPDKTKSRPMSNKSSSLVASHTGAMKELMKPSGGIPSVSDSVGASIASVAMGAGDLKMPGGMGGDLHHPAIAVGPNKTHATGSMSHHLPTAANAKPKGKGRGPGKAATANTANKRPKANSRSAGTKKKNASSQPPPITFDSEDEDNAKPMSYDEKRQLSLDINKLPGDKLGRVVHIIQSREPSLRDSNPDEIEIDFETLKPSTLRELESYVASCLRKKPHKKVSGKSKDEQMAEKKQELEKRLQDVTGQLGNVKKTAKKEDSSKSVDVVGTGGASGPSRLSASSSSSSDSDSSSSSLSSSSSDSSDSEAGNSSNRPPRKKTKKNTPSTGPPSTTTTVTSAPTLNHTGGLLMNSQPSTNSTGPITKPAVTQSSNVSSEQGGNSQQSVAVATVTTGQGMPVAGHASMPAQPPRSTTMVTTAPVKKPTPPPATTSNPPTPPPSVTPTNTNSIVASPVVPQPPQPPTSVSSFSNANTPVPTDGATLTQQSDLLQPYNTLAPVPTTQTSLEQTMSLKKKPHIPMIQTPHATNNNTNLNLLPDVKTPVNMMPASMASNLNLGNITMANLNMNLSQGLATHMSMHNQLESMINTTSPLTNIQNSHNATMSQQHSNGFSNIKRENSPPNMLNNNGIPGLNMGMNMTGMGSIFDPMPIVSMPMQISQMPIKKEEKSISVSQSQQMPQKSMDAGALFAEMSTGMPPMGNHSSSQLMPEKKMTPPDSKNPVSNFASAFKNKTVEQNVKNASSWSSLAQASSPQSAAGSSMKSAAQDSFQAFKKQAKEKQDRQRALLEQQEMRRQQKEQAERERLRQESERRREREEEDALDKVRKTVGDQQGNVMTATSRAEEVKAIVDTDSSSPSHSSGQDKAAAERERQRLREQERRRREAMAGQIDMNMQSDLMAAFEESL is encoded by the exons ACAAGTGCACCTGGTAAGACAACGACTACACCAGCAACCCCGGCAAAGGAGCCACCACCACGTGATGAACCACCCGTGGAACCTGTGAATGGTGTAGTCCAACCACCTGTTGTGCCTCCACCTAATCGCCCAGGGCGTGTTACCAATCAACTGCAATTTCTTCAGAAAGGTGTACTCAAGCCGGTATGGAAGCATCAATTTGCGTGGCCTTTCCAGCAACCTGTAGATGCGAAAAAGCTCAATTTACCA GATTATCACAAAATTATAAAGCAGCCAATGGATTTGGGCACAATAAAAAAACGTTTAGAGAATACGTATTATTGGAGCGGGAAAGAATGTATTCAAGACTTCAATACAATGTTCACCAATTGTTATGTTTACAACAAACCTGGAGAAGATGTTGTGGTTATGGCACAAGCTCTCGAAAAATTATTTCTCACAAAG GTTGCACAAATGCCAAAAGAGGAGGTGGAACTCGAACCACCGGTTCCGAAAGGACCCAAGGGCAAAAAAGCTGGCAGAGTCGGTGCACCAGTAGGTGGTGTGGCAGGGGCTGCAGGAGGCACAGGTCGAGGTCGACCTTCCTCTGGTGCAGCTGCAGTTACTTCCAGTGTACCAAATAGCCTAACGCCTTCAGCTACATCAGCTGGGACAACAGGTGTAATTCCTATGCCTCCTCTTGGCACCCAAGCACCTGCATCTGTACCTGGGAGCACTAATACAACTACTATTGCTCCTCCATCAACCATGGGAGTTACTCCCATGGCTACACATAACTCTCTGCCTCAACAAGTGGTCCCTCCAACTAGCGGTTACCATGCCCAACCAGCAATGGATCCACAAGCAGCTTCTGCTGTGCCTCCTCCTCCACAAGTTCCCACTGCACCTACGGTAATGCCTCCATCTCAACCAGCAAAACTTAAAAAGGGAGTGAAGAGAAAGGCTGATACCACCACTCCTACTGCAAATTCTTTTGAACCTCTATATAAACTGGATCCTAAAAATGCCAAAATACCTACAAGGCGAGAGTCTGGCCGACAAATAAAGAAG CCTCAGCATACTACTGGGAAGTCGAAAGAAAAACTTTCAGAAGCTTTGAAATCTTGTAATGAGATTTTGAAAGAATTATTCTCGAAGAAACATTCG GGATATGCATGGCCATTTTACAAACCAGTTGATGCAGAACTCTTGGGCCTCCACGATTATCATGATATTATCAAGAAACCAATGGACCTTGGTACTGTAAAG ACAAAAATGGATAATCGTGAATATAAGACAGCACAAGAGTTCGCTAGCGATGTGAGACTCATATTCACTAATTGTTATAAATACAATCCTCCTGATCATGACGTTGTTGCAATGGCTAGGAAACTACAAGATGTATTTGAAATGAGGTATGCGAAAATTCCGGATGAACCAATGGGAAGTATGGTTGGCATGAAGGGTAGCAGTAGTAGTGCTAGCAGTTCCGGATCTGAAAGTTCTTCTGAGAGTGATGATTCAGATGAAGAACGTACTCAAAAATTAGTTGCTTTACAGCAAGAGCTGAAAGCTATGCAAGAACAAATGAGGAAATTAGTGGAAGAAAGCGGTaagaagaaaagtaaaaaaaagaaaccaGATAAGACAAAGTCAAGGCCAATGAGCAATAAAAGTAGTAGCCTAGTTGCCAGTCATACTGGTGCCATGAAAGAACTAATGAAACCAAGTGGTGGAATCCCAAGTGTTTCTGATAGTGTTGGTGCTAGTATAGCCAGTGTCGCAATGGGAGCGGGTGATTTAAAAATGCCTGGTGGTATGGGTGGTGATCTTCATCATCCTGCAATAGCGGTAGGACCTAATAAAACTCATGCAACAGGAAGCATGAGTCATCATCTGCCAACGGCGGCAAATGCTAAGCCAAAGGGAAAAGGAAGAGGGCCTGGGAAAGCTGCAACAGCAAATACTGCAAATAAGAGGCCAAAAGCAAACAGCAGATCAGCTGGAACTAAGAAGAAAAACGCTAGTAGTCAACCGCCACCCATTACATTTGACTCAGAAGATGAAGATAATGCTAAGCCAATGTCTTACGATGAGAAAAGGCAACTTAGTTTGGATATTAATAAATTACCTG gAGATAAATTAGGACGTGTTGTGCATATAATACAATCTCGGGAGCCTTCATTAAGGGATTCCAATCCAGATGAAATTGAGATTGATTTTGAAACACTAAAACCATCCACACTGAGGGAATTAGAAAGCTATGTCGCTTCGTGTCTTAGAAAAAAGCCAC ATAAAAAGGTCAGTGGTAAATCTAAGGATGAACAAATGGCAGAGAAAAAACAGGAGCTAGAGAAAAGATTACAAGATGTTACAGGGCAATTAGGCAATGTTAAGAAGACAGCTAAAAAAG AGGACAGTAGTAAATCGGTCGATGTAGTTGGAACTGGAGGAGCTAGTGGGCCTTCGCGATTGTCAGCATCGAGCAGTAGTAGCAGTGATAGTGATTCCAGCAGTAGTTCTCTTTCTTCGAGCTCCAGTGATTCAAGCGACAGCGAAGCAG GAAACTCTTCCAATCGTCCTCCACGaaagaaaacaaagaagaaTACACCGAGTACAGGACCACCTTCGACAACGACTACGGTTACATCG GCACCTACATTGAATCATACCGGAGGTCTTTTAATGAACAGTCAACCTTCGACAAATTCTACGGGACCAATAACAAAACCAGCTGTAACGCAATCTAGCAACGTTTCTTCAGAACAAG GTGGTAATAGTCAACAGTCTGTGGCAGTAGCGACTGTTACAACTGGTCAAGGAATGCCTGTAGCAGGTCATGCATCCATGCCAGCGCAACCACCGCGATCCACGACTATGGTTACGACTGCTCCTGTAAAAAAACCTACACCGCCACCAGCAACTACATCTAATCCACCAACTCCACCACCGAGTGTTACACCTACAAATACGAATTCTATAGTAGCTTCACCGGTTGTGCCTCAGCCACCACAGCCACCGACATCCGTCAGTTCCTTCTCAAATGCAAACACACCTGTACCTACAGACGGAGCAACTTTAACTCAACAATCAGACCTTTTACAACCATACAATACTCTAG CTCCTGTGCCTACTACGCAAACGTCGCTGGAACAAACAatgtcattaaaaaaaaaaccgcACATACCAATGATTCAAACACCACATGCaacaaataataatacaaatttaaatCTACTGCCTGATGTAAAAACGCCAGTGAATATGATGCCTGCAAGTATGGCATCTAATTTAAATTTGGGAAATATTACCATGGCAAATCTTAATATGAATTTGTCACAAGGATTGGCCACGCATATGTCAATGCACAATCAACTAGAGAGTATGATAAATACAACATCACCATTGACCAATATACAAAATTCCCATAATGCTACGATGTCGCAACAGCATTCCAATGGATTTTCCAATATTAAGCGTGAGAATTCTCCGCCCAATATGTTGAATAATAATGGTATACCTGGTCTTAATATGGGGATGAATATGACTGGAATGGGTTCAATTTTTGATCCTATGCCTATCGTTTCTATGCCAATGCAAATATCTCAGATGCCAatcaagaaagaagaaaaatcgatATCAGTTTCTCAGTCACAACAGATGCCACAAAAATCTATGGATG CCGGAGCTCTTTTTGCAGAAATGAGTACAGGAATGCCACCAATGGGAAATCATTCGAGTTCGCAGCTCATGCCTGAGAAAAAGATGACACCACCTGATTCGAAAAATCCTGTGTCGAATTTTGCCTCAGCTTTTAAAAACAAG ACTGTAGAACAAAATGTGAAAAATGCTTCATCGTGGTCATCTTTGGCACAAGCATCGAGTCCTCAATCTGCGGCGGGAAGTAGTATGAAAAGCGCTGCACAGGATTCATTCCAAGCATTCAAAAAGCAAGCAAAGGAAAAACAAGATAGG CAAAGAGCTCTATTGGAACAACAAGAAATGCGTAGACAACAGAAAGAACAAGCGGAACGAGAGCGCTTACGTCAAGAGagcgaaagaagaagagaacgcGAAGAAGAAGATGCATTAGATAAAGTTAGGAAAACCGTCGGTGATCAACAAGGAAACGTCATGACTGCTACATCAAGGGCAGAAGAGGTCAAAGCTATTGTCGATACCGATAGTAGTAGTCCAAGTCATTCATCCGGTCAAGACAAGGCTGCGGCTGAAAGGGAACGTCAAAGACTACGAGAACAAGAACGACGACGGCGCGAGGCG aTGGCTGGACAAATTGACATGAACATGCAAAGTGATTTGATGGCTGCGTTTGAGGAAtcgttataa